GCCTCCTCGGCGGCCCGGTCGACCAGGTCCTGGGTGAGCCCGAGGTCCTCACCCGTGGTCCAGAAGCTCTCGATGTAGGGGCGCATGGCCCGCAGGTAACGCACCAGCAGGCCGTACGCCGCCGGATCCTGGGGATCGCAGTCGATGCCGCCCTTGGCGCCGCCCAGCGGGATGTAGCGGCCCTCGGGGTTGTAGTGCAGGGCCTCCTTCATCGTCATCCCGCGGGCGAGCCCCGCGACCTCGTCCAGGGTGCAGCCCGCGCGCATCCGCAGGCCGCCGCTGGAGACGCCCCGGACGAGCCGGTCGACCACGAGATAGCCCGGTCTGCCCGTGACGTGGTCGGTCCAGGTGAGCGTGATCAGAGGCGCGGTCGAAGGCGGGGTGAGCGGCGCGGCCGACGGTGCGGTCGGGGGCGTGGTCATGGGGTCTCCTCGGGGACGGCGATCAGGGTGGGAGCAGGCGTGCGCAGCGCCTCGGTGAGGGCGAGGGCCAGCTCGTCGGGGTGGCACACGCGTGTGCCCTGTCCTCCGTAGGCGCGGGCCAGGGCGGGCAGATCGACCGGAGCGAGGTCCACCGCGGTCGGGCGGTCGCCACGGGCGGCCATCTCGTCGCGGATCTCTCCGTAGCCACCGTTGTCGAACACCACGACGGGCAGCGGGAGTCGCAACTGAGCGGCGGTCGCCAGCTCCTGCACCGTGAACTGGAGGCCGCCGTCCCCGCTCAGCGCCACCACCTGGCGCTCCGGGCACGCCACCTTGGCGCCGAGCGCCGCGGGCAGCGCGTAGCCGAGCGTGCCGAAGCCGGTCGGGTGAAGATAGCGTCCTGACGGGCCCAGCGGGAGGTGCGGGAGCGCGCCGTAGTAGCAGCACTGGGCACTGTCCGAGGTGATGACCGCGTCGTCGGCCAGGACGGCGCGGATCGCCCGTAGGTACGGGAGCCAGCGCGCGTCGCGCGCGGCACTCCCGGAGAACCGCGCGTCCCGCACCACGGCGACCTCGTCGACGTCGATGCCGCCTCGTGGGTCGGGGATGTCGTGTCGCACGCGCGTGTGGAGGCCCATTTCCGACAACAGCCCCTCCAGGGAGGCCCGCGCGTCGCCGACGAGCGCGATGTCCGTGGGCAGCCCGGAGTGCATCTGGTCCGGGTCGAGGTCGGCCCGCACGAGCGTGCCCCCGAGGGCGGTCGGCGGCGACCAGAAATCGGACTCGGCCAGCTCCGTGCCCACGGCGAGGACGACATCGCGACCCGCCAGCCACTTCTGCACCGACTCAGTGTGCAGCGAGACGCCGAGCGAGAGCGGATGCCGCTCGGGTACGACGCCCTTGCCGTTGGCGGTCGTCACGACGGGCGCGCCGCACGCCTCCGCGAGAGCGAGACAGACGGTCGCGGCGCCGCGCGCGCCACCGCCGAGCACCAGTGCGGGCCGCCGCGCCTCCCGCAGGGCGCGTGCGGCGCGTCGTACGGCCTCGGCGTCCGGCAGGGTCGGCGCGGAGGCCGGGGCGAGCCGCACCGGCCCGGCGGCCTCGGCCGCCGTCAGCAGGTCCAGCGGCACCTCGATGTGCACCGGCCGCGGTCGCCGCGTACGGAAGAGGGTGAACGCGCGTGCCACGGCGGCGCCGATCTCGGTCACCGAGGAGACCCGGTGGCTGAACGCGGCGACGCCCCGCAGCGCCTCGGTCTGGCTGCGCATCTCGTGCAGCAGTCCGGTCGACAGCCGGGGGTGGCGCAGCGGCATACCGGGGGAGACGACCAGCAGGGGCACGCTGTCCGCGTAGGCCTGCCCGACGGCGGCCGTGACGTTGAGGAGCGCGGGACCGGTGGTCGTGATCACGACACCGGGGCGCCCCGTCACGCGCGCGTACCCGTCGGCGGCGTACCCGGCGCCCTGTTCGTGGCGCGGGGTCGCGTGCCGGACGCCGTACGCCGTCAGGTGCCGGTAGATCTCCAGGTTGTGCGTGCCGGGAATGCCGAACGCCTGCGTCACGTCATGCGCGGCGAGCGCCCGGACGAGCGCCTCGCCACCGGTGAGCACACCGCTGCGCGGGTCGGCCTCCATGGTGCCTCCAGGTGCGGGACGAGCGGCGCGACCGAAGACCCACCGGTGTCTTTACTGAATCGCCATTCAGTATCGGGAGTGACTCCGAAATCTGTCAATTTACTGAACGGATCATCAGTAGTGGGTCTGAGGCGCACCGCCCGGCGAAGGCCGGACCGGACCGCGGGACGCGTGGCGGAAGAAGACCGTGCGCCGCGGGGTTGGGGAGACGCGGGCCATCGGGGCCACCTCATGTGATGTCGGGCCCCGGGTGTGTCCCCGGGCGGGTCGCACCAGGGTCCGGACCTCGCGGTGTGTACCGGGGACATCGCGCTGTGACACCGTCG
This portion of the Streptomyces mirabilis genome encodes:
- a CDS encoding 5-guanidino-2-oxopentanoate decarboxylase, encoding MEADPRSGVLTGGEALVRALAAHDVTQAFGIPGTHNLEIYRHLTAYGVRHATPRHEQGAGYAADGYARVTGRPGVVITTTGPALLNVTAAVGQAYADSVPLLVVSPGMPLRHPRLSTGLLHEMRSQTEALRGVAAFSHRVSSVTEIGAAVARAFTLFRTRRPRPVHIEVPLDLLTAAEAAGPVRLAPASAPTLPDAEAVRRAARALREARRPALVLGGGARGAATVCLALAEACGAPVVTTANGKGVVPERHPLSLGVSLHTESVQKWLAGRDVVLAVGTELAESDFWSPPTALGGTLVRADLDPDQMHSGLPTDIALVGDARASLEGLLSEMGLHTRVRHDIPDPRGGIDVDEVAVVRDARFSGSAARDARWLPYLRAIRAVLADDAVITSDSAQCCYYGALPHLPLGPSGRYLHPTGFGTLGYALPAALGAKVACPERQVVALSGDGGLQFTVQELATAAQLRLPLPVVVFDNGGYGEIRDEMAARGDRPTAVDLAPVDLPALARAYGGQGTRVCHPDELALALTEALRTPAPTLIAVPEETP